The genomic window caggtggaaaacgatttaaactcccttggtgtgaccaattggcgccggttggcagagagcaggagcgactggcgcgccttgttagacggccataaccgtttaaacgtttaagtgccaattaagtaagtaattaaataaaatatgatCCGCCCCGCCACATTATTGATACAGACTCATCGTACGTAAACCCTTTAACAGTTTGTAATTGGGGCCAATATGTATTGTTAAGGATGTATTTAGTATGGTTAGAACTAAGGCGATATAGCTACATATGTGAAATGTTATCATGCTTACACATGCACTGATCTTAAATTAATccccaaaaataaatatttaaacttggtccgtgatcgaaactcatttttataCGCTCTgaaatgatggatcggatcaATGCCAAAGGTTggctagcgacaaatagtactcgttagatctataacttattataatttttgaaaatagtttgacagtttcaTAGTATCGTTTAAATGAAAATGGTTTCAGTCACTGATCATAAAACGTGGCCCGTAGCGTGTTATACAATCCGTAaacgaattaaattttttttaatcacaatAGCTTCGAAATGGTGATTGGGATTGAGACGATACGTGAAATAGTAGCTACACGTATTTATTACATGCGTAATGTAATATCATTTTCACGAAAAGCTTAAcaaattcatattgtaacgaatttagtgaaattccgcttattccaacccttctgctaacgtccgattcgctaaactgtagaataaataacttccaacattcaataatgcaaaatggtctttattagactactttgagagtatttcacaataacacttatacttcacaaccaataacgtgcttaaatcaaaacttattagtcatgcctcagcttgcgctgcttttacactctcggtttcctcgttcacccatttctcctaaggtctagtaatttcgcgaacttcatgcttggttaccagcgatatagatgtatatttgcagtttatagccatatgcatgtgtatatgtgagtactacttcggctgacgatgacatgcgtttgtgagtatctctccgctgccttctatgtatgtgtattattgatgattgatttgtttatgtacatacgagtggctgcttggtatcggcttagggatgctaatattcgtcacaatatttatcgtttgagtgaaattggttttcgatacgtgatcgtataacacgatacgggcccggGCCCTGTACCCAAATTGAAAATTAACCCTTCAGAACATTTTTAGATTCAAATGATGAGCAATGCTGCAAATCAAATTGAGAGCTTACATATGCAGTTAAGGGAGGTATCCGGTAAGGTCAGAGTCTTATGTATTGCACGATTTTAAAGCTCCGCACATCGCTAAGGAAATGTTAACGAAAGcgaaatacaaacaaaaataaaaaaatgaaattcaatTGATTATTTCcagttttatttattataatttatgtatGAATACATTCTTATTCATTATTACACAAAATCTAATATAACGGCtatacattaaatatttgcaattACTGCGTATATAACTAaaatatgaaagaaaaaaattactttttatttttcttcttcttcttagaaGATTTATTACGTTTTTTATTCTTTGCATGCTTCTCCTTCGAACTAACAGCAGAATCAGCCGATACAGAACGTTTCGAGCGTTTTTTATCTTTCTTATACTTATGCTTCTTCTTTCTTTTACCATCATCCGTATCTGAATCCGAGCTCGTATCAATAGATCCCGATGAACTGCATGCGCTCGAGTTATGTAAATTACCTCTGCTTTCTTGTTCATTTAAAGATTTGTTCATTTCATCGTTTTCATTTTTAGCTCTTTCTTCTGACATACTTACGCGCTTCTTATGCGTATTAACATTTGAAGCATAGCTTTCCTCCCGCTCATCAAAAGACCGTttctttgctttttgtttttcttttgcattgcTAGGTGATCTTTCTCTGCCTCTATAAGAAACATTAGTATGTGAACTTTCTTCATCGCCTCTGCTTCTTATATGTGTTCTACTTTTTGAGACTGTATCAATTTCGCGGCTTAAATGTCTTGGTGATTTATTACGATGATTATCTTTGCCATGATCCCTTTCACGATCACGGTTCCTGTCACCATCTTGGCTGCGAAATTTGTTACGATCACCACCACGATCGTGTTCGCGATTACGATCACGACCACGTTCACGTCCTCGTTCATGCTCACGTTCACGTTCTCGTTGACGTTCACGTTCTCGATCGCGGTCACGATCACGATTTTTTTCTCGATCTCTATCCCTACTTGGCTGCGTTGTAATTTTCTGATTAATATTCCTATCCCGTGTGTCACGATTTGGCCTATTATTATCACGGTTATCACGATTATCGCGATCTCGACCTCTAAACTTATTCCTGTTCCTTTCTTCTACACGTTGTTCATAGTTACTTCGGCCCATCGAATTACCCTTTATAAAATGCGACTTATTTGAAGTTTCACGTACAGGAGAATAATCATATTTTGTTGTAACTTTGCTTCCAAGCCTTTCTTTAACCGATTTGATTACCTTTGGCGAATGTGATGAATGATCATCTTTTATTTGTACTGAACGTTCTTGACTATTGCTTGTTGGTACAGTGAtttcaaagtttttaattttgtcttttgCAACGATTCTCGGTAGATTTTCGGTGTATCTTTGATGATCATTACTATTATCGCTTTTGTCAAATGGATAAATCGCCTTTATTGCACGTGCGAATATGGCGTTCTCCGCTTTTCGTAATACTTCGCTAGTAACTTTTTCATTTACGATCTTTGTATCCTGATAATCGGTTGAATCTATATCCTCCAAATCAATTATATGACTAGTTGCACTATTATTTGGCTCATCGATTTCCCACTTTGATGGCTCTGGAACAGGTGCAATATTACGCTGCTTTTGATTTTGCGCATGTAGCTCATCGAATTCCGTTTCATAATCTAAAATATCCAATATCGAATCAACGCGTTTGAATTCTGTTCCATTAGTATTTGGATCATCAACTTTTGCGGTTTGTTCTTGAGAGTCATCTTTATCAATAATATTTACAACACCATTATCATCGTCAAGGGATAATGATAATGAAGTATTTAGGTTTGTTTTATTTTCGTCATTTATGATAACAACATTAGTGGAAATTTGAGAAATATTTAATTCAGGAGTTCtcgatatatatatatcttttgttTCGTCATATTCGTCCAGTTGCTTTATATCTTCTGTTTCGGTTGAATTCTTTTGCCTTTCTCGTTCACGCTTgctttttttatccttttttagtttctttttttcaattttgtctttccttttcttttttctttctttctcctTTTGTTTTTTTGCGTATTTCTCATCCTTACTGGAAGTTGAGTGAACCTCTTCATCCTTGGTTGCAGTGTCATGTCTAGTTTTATTCTTTTCTGGACTCCTTCGCCGTTCAGCAGCTTCTTCCTTATCCGTTTTCGTACAAGTAGTTACATCATCTTTGGAAGTAGAGCCTTCGCTGGATTTGTGACTTTTTTCACCAGTTTTTTCCTGACTCCGTTTacttgtttcataataattcgtTTCAGTTCGCTTATGATGATCGTCAGGTTTGTAACGTTCAGCACTTTTTCGAGAAGATGTACTTTTAGGACGCTTCGTggtatttttttcttgtttttcacAACTACCAGATCTTTTCTTAGTACTTAATGTTGGACTACCGGTTCGTCCGGCTTTCTTCTCGCCAGTTTTATTAAGAGTTTTCGCATCGATTTTTTCTGAACTGCGATGGCTTTCAAATTGCCTTTTATCTTTTGTATCACTCGCAGTACGTTCTGTTCGTTGTCTGGGTTTCGCATAACTTTGTTGCATAGGAGGAGGATTGTACTCTTTGTGAAAAGCTGTTGGTGGATTTGTTTCATAACCTGGTGGTGGCGGTTCCAAAGATTCATGTTGACTCTCCTGAAAtctatattaaatatatttatgcAATCAATTAAAATCAACCTTTTTTAATATTAGATCAATTTATTACCTATCCCTTCTTGCTATCGGATATCTTTCGGTATCAAATGTACTTTGATGAGGATACCACTCCGTGTTGCTTTGACGCAAGAATCGCGCTCTTTCTTCGCTTGTGCTGCGTCTGCTTTCAAAAAAGGAAACATATAAACACAAAACTTTTTCTGTAATTATTGGTCCACATTTCATAAAAGTGCATTTATACCTTGTTAAAGCTGATTCTGGGTGTGAATCTTCTGCACGCATATTATGATTTTTTCCTGTGTCACGCTCcctgaaattaaagttaattatttAGTTTATAACGGATGTCTAATAGAGTTGGTAGATTTTGTTCTGTTGCAAGCACAAactggttcattttaaatataaagataaagattacaTGTGTAATCGATTGCAACTGCGATTACATTTGCAGTACTTTCTACTTTTCTTAAATTACGATTACTGTAATCGTTTTTGCCTATATtggaggttatgtagccttgcagatgttttctttcaccaaaattaaagaagGGCATTTTTAAACACAAgccttcttctttcaaatggcgttgggTTTGctccaatataattttttttgctgagatatcgcattttgaaaatttcatgttTCTTGGGGTGTGGcaggggtggtttctaggggttaggggatACGGGAGTTGATGCGTTAACAGTTAAGTTGGTTAACCCACTTGTGGTGCGAGTtatctagataaataagacttattttaagaaaaatatgcgagtaaacgctgttccagggttaagtgggttagcctgcttgcggtatgatagCGGTGGTTTCTAGAGGTTAGAGCTGTGTGTGAATTGGTACCCGAGAgttagatagtgtaggggtgtggCGAGTTAGCACATTTATGGTGTGagttaaaattttaagaaaaataagactcaattcaagaaaattagtaatcatctatatcatgtctatgttatctcaatcgattttcaggtgtaggaaaatttagaaacatgacaatttcaaaatgcgatatctcagcgaaaaaaaatgatatttgagcaaactcaacgccatttgaaagaagaagacttttGTTTAAAGAtgacatcctttaattttggtgaaagaaaacatctgcaagagGCTACATatcctcaaatatgggcaaaaacggtgttttttgcacttttagatTAGGATATCTCCAAAACTAGAGCTGACAGAGCAATTTtaaggccagatttcgattcatcgtatcaaaatccttcgaaaatatatagtccggtttctgggtctgaatgttggttaaattttgtagGCCTGTGTTACCGTGGTCCTAATTTTAAGAAAGTTTAAATAACGATCAATGTAATCGTTATTGCAAGCGCCTAGATTACGATTACAGTAAtcgttgtttaaatatttttaaaattagtaTTGTAGGTGACTAACTTTGCAGGTACTTGACCGACGCCGATGTTAGTTTCGGTGTTTCATGAAATATCCTTTACTTAAAAAGCTTAACTGAAGTTCAACACGCCCCTTAAATTTTCGGTTGCTGGCATAATTGACAATTCACGACGTCACTATtttttccgattttgcttttcatggcagaaatgcttTGAACAACTTTTTATctgggcggaaactgttattccttttataatataattccttgcaaaactattaattatggacttttaatatatttggatcaagataaaaattattttcggatttttattacctgaggatttaacttttttttccgggctttcattttttttaaattccgagtttaactagttcaatcggaattaaaaaaataaaaatacatattttacttttatatgtggacttttatgaaaaaagttcgaaaaataaaaaggatgcatgattcgacatgatattgctatagggatacctgagaattcaaacattttcacctagggcaattttttgacccggactttttcgactccgaaaaaaaaaaaattattattttccgtccctgcttttTTTATATTCTCGATGTTGCGTTGCCCGGGACCTGAGCATATgaacttcggtgtggtagacggagaaCGCTACCACCAAACCACGGCGGGCGCTAATGTATTTAACATACCCAAGAAAATAGGTGACTACGGATTATGTAATTGTATGTAATTCACCATGCAGTGGACAAATGAAGCTCAAGAACTTGGTACAACTCACTTTGGTTTGAACGACATTAGTTGAGCTTAAATGATATAATCACTGGAACGATCGGTACAGTTCTATGGCAGTTGGCAGCAGTCAACTCACGTGTACGCATAATAAGGTGCCTGGTAAACTTTTCCCCGCAGCACCCCTTAATATTTTAGtttaattgtatgaaatatataacgAAAAGGAGAGGAAATAAAGGGATTAGGGAAGGACCGTAATAAGAAGGAGAATTGGAAGGAAAAGTAGTAAAGTTATAGTCTTTTCGACGATATAGAGGGACAAAGGGAAGAGAAGTCCACTTTTCAAATATACGtagtagggtgggtcgatttattaaccgatatagcgccatcaatttttcgataggatttgggctcaggaaaaaagttctactacgcatacccaaaaaaataattttcgagccagcgaaattaaatttttttgacttttttctactttgatttttaagggttttccatgactactaaaaaatttgcatttgattgtaaaattttcatgttcggtcggacagggtatgcatatgaacatttttttgtaggtcatgaaaaaaaccttaaaaatcaaattcgaaaaaaaatcaaaaaaattatatttcgcagactcgaaaattatttttttgggtatgcgttgtggaactttttttcctgagcccaaatcctatcgaaaaatcgatggcccgatatcggttaactttcgtccatacaaatcgacccaccctaatacatagGACAGGTCAACGTCTGCCGGGTACGCTGGTTGCTTATAAGATTGTGTAGCTCATTTTCAAggaaaaatttactaatttcatacatagtttttgaatataatgtatttatttcataaatttaataatttgttttcatcagacttaaagtaaaattttatgagGTGCGCGTGGAAAAAAGCTGGACACCCAGTACATATGTCTGTAAGTGATACCAAGTAAAAAGGATTAGCTGTTAAAAATCttccacaaaaaaacaaaatcaacagAGCCACCCTATTGCTCCGAAATTGGTGCATATACAGCAGTGTTCCAAGAAATAGATCCATGCACTATCAAAatagtataaataaaaaaactaaagaaCCTATGAATTCAACATTTTTTTACTAATAGATACAGAGGTATATTTGAAGGTTTCACATTGATACAGCAATTCAATTCATAAAGTCAACACCATTGcggcaaaaaattaaaatttgttgcaGTCTCCTACTAAACGGGTGACTTAAAATACGAGCCATTAGATATTTCTTACATCTTAAGTTATTGCTTAAAATTTCACTAAGCTATGAACAGAAATTGATCCTTGGCACTGGATTTGAATGCAATACTTTGCCGGGTGTCCATTATAATTGCTCACTGCCTAGCCATAACCAATCCCCAAGTTGCTGACGGGGATTGACAGGAATGTATCCTTAGTCGCACCTTAAGCATATTTTTTGTTGCTTGAAAATCTGACTGGAATGAATGAAATTAATAACTACACATCCATTTTCTATAATATTAAGGTCTGACGACTGTTTGATTTTTTATCAGAACGAGTCTTTTGCTTGTTTTCGTCGTTGGATCTTGATTTTCGGCTAGTTATCTTGCTGAGGCACTCATAGAAGTATCGTGGTAAACTCTGAGTATCACATCATGGTTTCACTTATAATCTTGTTCTGTTATAGAGTATTCCTAAATCATTACGGTCCTATCGCTATATTTTGCTTGTTTAAAACGGTTCTAAAGAGATAGTTCGGTATTCAAGGATCTTCGCCTAATCAGATAAGGACTTTTCACTTTATTACTGATCAGTAAGCTAAATTCAAAAATGTAACCTTTTACTCACATATACCATGTTCCCATATACCTTGAGATTATGCCGGATGCTCTACAGTGCCATAGAATACTGAATTTAGCCATACTATGATTTTCGAAATTTAATACACCGCTTCGCTGGACATCCCAGCAGGATAATAGTTCACATAATATCTCCTAGAAGAATTAGGCTGGCCCTTACAGCTGTTGAACGGTAATACTATAAAAACTTTAATAGTAGAGGATAAAGTGGTTCTCACATACAGGTATCCAACCAATTAATAGTAGCTTGGAAGCCCAGAAATGGACGCAGCTCTGCTAAATCCCACCGAAAACTAGTCGATTGGAGGTCCAGGCATTGCTCAGAAGCTTGCGTAACAATAGAAGTCGAACATACATTGagctaaaattaattttatttcatgcATTATGATTGACCTTTTCATAAAAACTCAAAGACTCATGTCGTAGGATACGACTTAATTAAGAACTTTGACCTGCCTCTATTTCATGAATTGTGGATTCTCAGGATTACGGTTTAAGCTTTGTGTACCCAGTTAACGTAACCATGCTTAAaccataaattataaaaataaaaaaatatttgctgaGATTTTTAATTTAAGTGATTTTGAAAGTGTCTGACTCTATTTCATAGAGCATCCCTGTAAATATCAGGAGCacagcgttgttgttgcatttgcatgttaaatttgtaTTGGGATCTCGATCAATTTTCATGGGACCTCAGTTAAGATCTTTTGTTTCAACCGTCTATGTATCTTTCTCTTTCGCGCATTCTTAGTTTTGACGCTTTACATTGAAAGCAGCAAAAATTTGTCATCATATGACTCGACGAACGTCTGCATAACATTACATCTCTAAAGGTTTTTATTGCACAGAACCTAAATCTGAAGTCAGATTTTCAAATTGGTTAAGAACTTCGGGATTTTGGCGTCTAAAACTGCGAAAAACGACACAGGCCGACGGAAATGGAAAAAAATGTTGTAATCAGAAACAGGTTTCGACATGTTGAATCCAAATGTGGAGTCAAAACAGTTCAAGTTTATGAGATATTCGAATCTAATAGTGTAAAATCACTTCCACACATTTTTTTAAGATCGTTATTCTACTGAAAGTATAACTATTACTCTTCAAAATCAACTTTGAGTTTTTAGATAATCTTTTTTGCATTTGAGAAATCATCGCCGGAtcagatcccgaaaatcccgaCAGGCATGAAAATTGTCATCCTTAGtaaatacttatgtacatatataatatgggGTTATATTATTTGACTTTTTCAAAACCGGTTTTTTGAAAACAAGTCCAAAAAACTCCTATTTTTTTGCTTCAGAAACTAACTAACTTTTACTCAGAATATCAAATCTAACCAAATGCTAACTTTTATGAATGATACCCAATATATGGTGTATTTCCATTTTGACCATATTTAGTGGTCGATATGTGAGTCTAGGTAGCCGTAAAATGAGTGTACGAGTgggtgagagagagagagagagagagaaagaagTAGTGGTAGAGCTTGGGATACACAGATAGATGAGGAGGCAAAGAAGAAATAAAAGAGGTAATAACGGCGGTAGTGGTAAGAATAGTGAGGAAGTATAGCAGAAGGTGGAATCCGAAATAGAAGTGGATTTGttttgtaatgaaaatttaagtaacttcccgataagctacaggcttgaaacttggaatataggtcaggacccgataacaatgcaataataagaaaaaaaactccgataggtggcacatggatcgaaatatttcaaaaaatcgtatttgtggtccgatttggctcatatttggaacacataatacatacatgaatagaaagcgacatatgaaaaagtcgctgctaggtggcgcaggtatcgagatagtcaataaaatcgtatttgtgctccgattaggctcatatttggaacacataatacatacatgaatacaaagcgacatatgaaaaaatctccgccaggtggcgcaaggatcgaaatattaaaagaaatcgtatttgtcgttcgatgtggctcatatttggaaaaaatagtacatacagtccggtagaagtgacatcaaaatattttgtagttcgaggagggacaagcacacgtggcgcagagtcttgtagtctttggaaggattatgtattgtggacttagattgtaacaaattgtcaggaaagagcccTTGTattaatgagtcactaaatgaactaaacagaatgagaaataataggcaattaaataaagactaaaaacttgaaaataaaataatttaaaaaaatgtttaagttaaacggttttattgaaaacaatacttacattaagtaataacactgtgcaacagccggctgggtattggaccaaacccacttttttgtagagattgaggcttaagtagacaaacggagatagtacgtttttcgaagttagcttccaaaaaatagatatcggtttTCAAGG from Eurosta solidaginis isolate ZX-2024a chromosome 3, ASM4086904v1, whole genome shotgun sequence includes these protein-coding regions:
- the snama gene encoding E3 ubiquitin-protein ligase RBBP6 isoform X3, whose protein sequence is MSVHYKFKSALDFDTVTFDGLNISVGDLKSAIIHQKRLGKVTDFDLQITNAQTKEEYQDDSVLIPKNTSLIIARIPISQPKKAWNPQSIEKTQQVRTTSRGDGNSLDLSKMKGSEEDKILEMMIQSTAEYDPKRESPPDFPEPAPTIETKKEIPEDLVCGICKDLFVDAVMIPCCGSSFCDDCVRCALLESEDNECPDCKERGCSPGSLIPNRFLRNSVNSFKNENGYTNLRPKKAAVEEKPQQQEKQQEKQQEKPIDPVESSPEKSNTYAIDVKKLDEKQTEVITETGTSKAEDEANKKDVGENNSKVETTKTEEVESDYEDNITIMMPPVAVKNSSAVPIEHSERTISHPKPPGIENSPRHKLQVSPTDTQKKDSQHGSDAQSNDCDRDYTPERDYPKEDSNGNVFYKKQHNQPMNAQMHYGPNKVHVRPSRPNHLLDVYSGPPNRMHSYQQMNVPHNMPQDPSVQGQPMMPFGIYNPMGPRLNVGYQHPVRPMFHNAPPGFPPIRCPPAEMRHGNSNLASVYQGVAAKVGTGIIEDPLETFNRLMKEKERRREERRRSMERRRSWSNERQHRGRVHVSPYRKNPHEVKDKFRPHNIDRKRDNGFDRNKPVRRRRSNSFSDKGSRSRSWSKSPMKNRSRSPPFNMRSRSRTHNFQEKERDTGKNHNMRAEDSHPESALTRRSTSEERARFLRQSNTEWYPHQSTFDTERYPIARRDRFQESQHESLEPPPPGYETNPPTAFHKEYNPPPMQQSYAKPRQRTERTASDTKDKRQFESHRSSEKIDAKTLNKTGEKKAGRTGSPTLSTKKRSGSCEKQEKNTTKRPKSTSSRKSAERYKPDDHHKRTETNYYETSKRSQEKTGEKSHKSSEGSTSKDDVTTCTKTDKEEAAERRRSPEKNKTRHDTATKDEEVHSTSSKDEKYAKKQKEKERKKKRKDKIEKKKLKKDKKSKRERERQKNSTETEDIKQLDEYDETKDIYISRTPELNISQISTNVVIINDENKTNLNTSLSLSLDDDNGVVNIIDKDDSQEQTAKVDDPNTNGTEFKRVDSILDILDYETEFDELHAQNQKQRNIAPVPEPSKWEIDEPNNSATSHIIDLEDIDSTDYQDTKIVNEKVTSEVLRKAENAIFARAIKAIYPFDKSDNSNDHQRYTENLPRIVAKDKIKNFEITVPTSNSQERSVQIKDDHSSHSPKVIKSVKERLGSKVTTKYDYSPVRETSNKSHFIKGNSMGRSNYEQRVEERNRNKFRGRDRDNRDNRDNNRPNRDTRDRNINQKITTQPSRDRDREKNRDRDRDRERERQREREREHERGRERGRDRNREHDRGGDRNKFRSQDGDRNRDRERDHGKDNHRNKSPRHLSREIDTVSKSRTHIRSRGDEESSHTNVSYRGRERSPSNAKEKQKAKKRSFDEREESYASNVNTHKKRVSMSEERAKNENDEMNKSLNEQESRGNLHNSSACSSSGSIDTSSDSDTDDGKRKKKHKYKKDKKRSKRSVSADSAVSSKEKHAKNKKRNKSSKKKKKNKK
- the snama gene encoding E3 ubiquitin-protein ligase RBBP6 isoform X2 — its product is MSVHYKFKSALDFDTVTFDGLNISVGDLKSAIIHQKRLGKVTDFDLQITNAQTKEEYQDDSVLIPKNTSLIIARIPISQPKKAWNPQSIEKTQQVRTTSRGDGNSLDLSKMKGSEEDKILEMMIQSTAEYDPKSYHRIRGHSQVGEVPPTYRCNKCKKTGHWIKNCPYILGKDHSEVKRNTGIPRSFLDKDDKESPPDFPEPAPTIETKKEIPEDLVCGICKDLFVDAVMIPCCGSSFCDDCVRCALLESEDNECPDCKERGCSPGSLIPNRFLRNSVNSFKNENGYTNLRPKKAAVEEKPQQQEKQQEKQQEKPIDPVESSPEKSNTYAIDVKKLDEKQTEVITETGTSKAEDEANKKDVGENNSKVETTKTEEVESDYEDNITIMMPPVAVKNSSAVPIEHSERTISHPKPPGIENSPRHKLQVSPTDTQKKDSQHGSDAQSNDCDRDYTPERDYPKEDSNGNVFYKKQHNQPMNAQMHYGPNKVHVRPSRPNHLLDVYSGPPNRMHSYQQMNVPHNMPQDPSVQGQPMMPFGIYNPMGPRLNVGYQHPVRPMFHNAPPGFPPIRCPPAEMRHGNSNLASVYQGVAAKVGTGIIEDPLETFNRLMKEKERRREERRRSMERRRSWSNERQHRGRVHVSPYRKNPHEVKDKFRPHNIDRKRDNGFDRNKPVRRRRSNSFSDKGSRERDTGKNHNMRAEDSHPESALTRRSTSEERARFLRQSNTEWYPHQSTFDTERYPIARRDRFQESQHESLEPPPPGYETNPPTAFHKEYNPPPMQQSYAKPRQRTERTASDTKDKRQFESHRSSEKIDAKTLNKTGEKKAGRTGSPTLSTKKRSGSCEKQEKNTTKRPKSTSSRKSAERYKPDDHHKRTETNYYETSKRSQEKTGEKSHKSSEGSTSKDDVTTCTKTDKEEAAERRRSPEKNKTRHDTATKDEEVHSTSSKDEKYAKKQKEKERKKKRKDKIEKKKLKKDKKSKRERERQKNSTETEDIKQLDEYDETKDIYISRTPELNISQISTNVVIINDENKTNLNTSLSLSLDDDNGVVNIIDKDDSQEQTAKVDDPNTNGTEFKRVDSILDILDYETEFDELHAQNQKQRNIAPVPEPSKWEIDEPNNSATSHIIDLEDIDSTDYQDTKIVNEKVTSEVLRKAENAIFARAIKAIYPFDKSDNSNDHQRYTENLPRIVAKDKIKNFEITVPTSNSQERSVQIKDDHSSHSPKVIKSVKERLGSKVTTKYDYSPVRETSNKSHFIKGNSMGRSNYEQRVEERNRNKFRGRDRDNRDNRDNNRPNRDTRDRNINQKITTQPSRDRDREKNRDRDRDRERERQREREREHERGRERGRDRNREHDRGGDRNKFRSQDGDRNRDRERDHGKDNHRNKSPRHLSREIDTVSKSRTHIRSRGDEESSHTNVSYRGRERSPSNAKEKQKAKKRSFDEREESYASNVNTHKKRVSMSEERAKNENDEMNKSLNEQESRGNLHNSSACSSSGSIDTSSDSDTDDGKRKKKHKYKKDKKRSKRSVSADSAVSSKEKHAKNKKRNKSSKKKKKNKK
- the snama gene encoding E3 ubiquitin-protein ligase RBBP6 isoform X1; protein product: MSVHYKFKSALDFDTVTFDGLNISVGDLKSAIIHQKRLGKVTDFDLQITNAQTKEEYQDDSVLIPKNTSLIIARIPISQPKKAWNPQSIEKTQQVRTTSRGDGNSLDLSKMKGSEEDKILEMMIQSTAEYDPKSYHRIRGHSQVGEVPPTYRCNKCKKTGHWIKNCPYILGKDHSEVKRNTGIPRSFLDKDDKESPPDFPEPAPTIETKKEIPEDLVCGICKDLFVDAVMIPCCGSSFCDDCVRCALLESEDNECPDCKERGCSPGSLIPNRFLRNSVNSFKNENGYTNLRPKKAAVEEKPQQQEKQQEKQQEKPIDPVESSPEKSNTYAIDVKKLDEKQTEVITETGTSKAEDEANKKDVGENNSKVETTKTEEVESDYEDNITIMMPPVAVKNSSAVPIEHSERTISHPKPPGIENSPRHKLQVSPTDTQKKDSQHGSDAQSNDCDRDYTPERDYPKEDSNGNVFYKKQHNQPMNAQMHYGPNKVHVRPSRPNHLLDVYSGPPNRMHSYQQMNVPHNMPQDPSVQGQPMMPFGIYNPMGPRLNVGYQHPVRPMFHNAPPGFPPIRCPPAEMRHGNSNLASVYQGVAAKVGTGIIEDPLETFNRLMKEKERRREERRRSMERRRSWSNERQHRGRVHVSPYRKNPHEVKDKFRPHNIDRKRDNGFDRNKPVRRRRSNSFSDKGSRSRSWSKSPMKNRSRSPPFNMRSRSRTHNFQEKERDTGKNHNMRAEDSHPESALTRRSTSEERARFLRQSNTEWYPHQSTFDTERYPIARRDRFQESQHESLEPPPPGYETNPPTAFHKEYNPPPMQQSYAKPRQRTERTASDTKDKRQFESHRSSEKIDAKTLNKTGEKKAGRTGSPTLSTKKRSGSCEKQEKNTTKRPKSTSSRKSAERYKPDDHHKRTETNYYETSKRSQEKTGEKSHKSSEGSTSKDDVTTCTKTDKEEAAERRRSPEKNKTRHDTATKDEEVHSTSSKDEKYAKKQKEKERKKKRKDKIEKKKLKKDKKSKRERERQKNSTETEDIKQLDEYDETKDIYISRTPELNISQISTNVVIINDENKTNLNTSLSLSLDDDNGVVNIIDKDDSQEQTAKVDDPNTNGTEFKRVDSILDILDYETEFDELHAQNQKQRNIAPVPEPSKWEIDEPNNSATSHIIDLEDIDSTDYQDTKIVNEKVTSEVLRKAENAIFARAIKAIYPFDKSDNSNDHQRYTENLPRIVAKDKIKNFEITVPTSNSQERSVQIKDDHSSHSPKVIKSVKERLGSKVTTKYDYSPVRETSNKSHFIKGNSMGRSNYEQRVEERNRNKFRGRDRDNRDNRDNNRPNRDTRDRNINQKITTQPSRDRDREKNRDRDRDRERERQREREREHERGRERGRDRNREHDRGGDRNKFRSQDGDRNRDRERDHGKDNHRNKSPRHLSREIDTVSKSRTHIRSRGDEESSHTNVSYRGRERSPSNAKEKQKAKKRSFDEREESYASNVNTHKKRVSMSEERAKNENDEMNKSLNEQESRGNLHNSSACSSSGSIDTSSDSDTDDGKRKKKHKYKKDKKRSKRSVSADSAVSSKEKHAKNKKRNKSSKKKKKNKK